One Thermodesulfobacteriota bacterium genomic window, ACGCAGACCGCGTGGGTCGTCAGGTCCCGGGAATCGTAGAGCACCGGCTCCGCCGAAAGCGCGCCCTTCTCCAGGTCGAATTCGCGCCCGAGATAGAAGACTCCCAGCTTCTCGAATTCCTGCATGGCGGTCCTCCCGGTGGACGGATTGGTTTCTACTTTAACGATGGAAGTCGATCAGGGGAAACGTTTTTCCGAACACGTACGGCCTCCCCCGGAGGAGGAAGTCGTGCGGGAATCCCGGCTCCACACGGCTCGCGGCGTCGAGCGCTTCGAGCTGTTCCGGGCCGATGGTGAAATCGAGGCAGCCGAGGTTGTCCTTGAGCTGCGCGAGCGTTCTCGCACCCAAGATCGGGACGATCGGACCATAGGGCTGCTGGCGGACCCAGGCCAGCGCCACCTGGGACGCGCTCCGGCCGATTTCCTTCGCGACCGCCCCCGCCGCGTCCGCGATCCGGACGTTGCGCTCCGTCACGTTGAGCTCGGCCCACCTCTCGTCGGTGGCGTAGCGTGTCCCGGCCGGCCGGTCCTTCGGCGACCGGTATTTCCCGGAGAGGACCCCCCCGCCGAGGACCCCCCAGGGCGTCACGGCGAGCCCCAGCGCCTTCGCCATCGGCAGCAGGTCGCGCTCGGGCGTCCGGTCCGCGAGGCCGTACTGGATCTGCAGGGCGGCATATGGAGTCCACCCCTTGAGC contains:
- a CDS encoding aldo/keto reductase is translated as MRYKLLGNTGLRISELCLGTMTFGEEWGWGASKEESRRIFEAFAEAGGNFVDTANLYTGGTSERLTGEFLKGRRERFVLATKYTLTMSPDDPNGGGSHRKNLVQSLEASLKRLGTDYVDLLWVHAHDIATPVEETMRALDDAVRAGKTLYVGISDAPAWIVSQANTLAALKGWTPYAALQIQYGLADRTPERDLLPMAKALGLAVTPWGVLGGGVLSGKYRSPKDRPAGTRYATDERWAELNVTERNVRIADAAGAVAKEIGRSASQVALAWVRQQPYGPIVPILGARTLAQLKDNLGCLDFTIGPEQLEALDAASRVEPGFPHDFLLRGRPYVFGKTFPLIDFHR